In a single window of the Carassius carassius chromosome 26, fCarCar2.1, whole genome shotgun sequence genome:
- the LOC132106100 gene encoding gastrula zinc finger protein XlCGF8.2DB-like isoform X3 — MALKEESEVLNEMEEKDHDFINGETSLSCSQTEKTSSRKRTQTGRKKLYTCQQCKRSFTQPRYLEVHMRVHTGEKPYTCQQCGKHFGHRVTLKRHIRIHTGEKPYTCQQCGRSFTQPGQLGAHMSVHTGEKPYKCKQCGRSFSLKGNLNCHMRIHYREQPYAHDQCGKSFDEHDILEVHMRTRREKSYICPECGKWFNHKRRFEDHIKIHTGEKPFTCQECGKCFRQKGNLNRHMTVHTGEKPFICCHCGKSYRYTAGLKYHMRFHK, encoded by the exons ATGGCCctgaaagaggagagtgaagtACTGAATGAAATGGAAGAGAAAGATCATGATTTCATAAATGGAGAAACATCTTTGAGTTGTTCACAGACTGAAAAGACTTCCTCAAGAAAAAGGACTCAGACAGGAAGAA AAAAGCTATATACATGCCAACAGTGTAAAAGGAGTTTTACTCAACCTAGATACCTGGAAgtccacatgagagttcacacaggagagaaaccttatacctgccaacagtgtggaaagcaTTTCGGTCATAGAGTAACTCTTAAAAGACACattagaattcacactggagagaagccatacacatgccaacagtgtggaaggAGTTTCACTCAACCTGGTCAACTTGGAGCCCACATGagtgttcacactggagagaaaccttacaaatGCAAACAGTGTGGAAGAAGTTTCAGCCTGAAAGGAAATCTTAATTGCCATATGAGAATTCACTATAGAGAGCAGCCTTACGCACatgatcagtgtggaaagagttttgatGAACATGACATCCTTGAAGTCCACATGAGAACTCGTAGAGAAAAATCCTACATATGCCCCGAGTGTGGAAAGTGGTTTAATCATAAACGACGCTTTGAAGACCACATtaaaattcacactggagagaagcctttcacttGCCAAGAATGTGGAAAATGTTTCCGCCAAAAAGGAAACCTTAACAGGCACATGacagttcacactggagagaagccgtttATATGTTGTCACTGCGGAAAGAGTTACAGATATACAGCAGGACTCAAGTACCACATGAGGTTTCACAAATGA